The Sebastes umbrosus isolate fSebUmb1 chromosome 4, fSebUmb1.pri, whole genome shotgun sequence genome has a window encoding:
- the rassf10a gene encoding ras association domain-containing protein 10 isoform X1, whose product MELELELEPEEGKISVWVCREEKLVSGLTKRTTCADVVKVLLEDQNLQQGASAAMLSGSPQSYCVVEKWRGFERILPNKTKVLRLWSAWGDEQDNVRFVLVKNEASLPNNGPRSAEARVVQSRESGGPGGGLKGTARTCWTAAAAAANLSQDKQRRIVRKAFRKLDKMNKKKEQAVCKDKGSVEKMETLVHLVISQDHTIRQQIHRIKELDREIERYEAKVHLDRIKRHGVNYVQDTYMVDSSSEAPSDWKRKAERQDARCTAEAVAQFEEYARRCEEVVRLQEELTEREALVESITEEIQEELNRRWMKRRRDERGAEAEAATDTDSVAEEMCLTASGAPAVEADVESLSEKEFALEEERIKTQLDTSLYIGLRLKTDMDALRGDLDLSLALWETRESELLDLLAKVETMEIEQVNATLTDDGKAELGAGSAEAEPASAEKSSVWVEQARGLSKACNTNDEDSDTGLSSMHSQDSDNPPVCESLV is encoded by the coding sequence atggagctggagctggagctggagccggAGGAGGGGAAGATCTCCGTGTGGGTCTGCCGGGAGGAGAAGCTGGTCTCCGGGCTGACGAAGCGAACTACCTGCGCCGACGTGGTCAAAGTTCTGCTGGAGGACCAGAACCTGCAGCAGGGCGCCTCGGCGGCGATGCTGTCCGGCTCCCCGCAGTCCTACTGCGTGGTGGAGAAATGGAGAGGCTTCGAGAGGATTTTACCCAACAAGACCAAAGTCCTCCGGCTGTGGAGCGCCTGGGGGGACGAGCAGGACAATGTCCGCTTCGTCCTGGTGAAGAACGAAGCTTCGCTGCCCAACAACGGGCCCCGCAGCGCCGAGGCCCGGGTGGTCCAGAGCCGGGAGAGCGGCGGTCCGGGCGGGGGGCTGAAGGGCACCGCCAGGACCTGCTGGACCGCCGCGGCCGCTGCCGCTAATCTGTCCCAGGACAAACAGAGGCGCATCGTCAGGAAGGCTTTCAGGAAGCTGGATAAGatgaacaaaaagaaagagcagGCTGTTTGTAAAGATAAGGGCTCCGTGGAGAAGATGGAGACGCTGGTCCACCTGGTGATCTCCCAGGACCACACCATCCGCCAGCAGATCCACCGGATCAAGGAGCTGGACCGGGAGATCGAGCGCTACGAGGCCAAAGTGCACTTGGACCGCATCAAGAGACACGGGGTGAACTATGTGCAGGACACATACATGGTGGACTCGTCCTCGGAGGCTCCTTCAGACTGGAAGCGCAAAGCAGAGCGCCAGGACGCGCGCTGCACAGCGGAGGCGGTGGCGCAGTTCGAGGAGTACGCGCGCCGGTGCGAGGAGGTGGTACggctgcaggaggagctgaCGGAGCGCGAGGCGCTCGTGGAGAGCATCACCGAGGAGATCCAGGAGGAGCTCAACCGGCGGTGGATGAAGCGGCGGCGGGACGAGAGAGGAGCGGAAGCGGAAGCGGCGACGGACACAGACAGCGTCGCGGAGGAGATGTGCCTGACAGCGTCTGGTGCTCCAGCTGTGGAAGCAGATGTGGAAAGTTTGTCTGAGAAGGAGTTCgcgctggaggaggagaggatcaAAACGCAGCTGGACACCAGTCTGTACATCGGCCTGCGGCTGAAGACGGACATGGACGCCCTCAGGGGGGACTTGGACCTGAGTTTGGCGCTCTGGGAGACCAGGGAGAGTGAACTTCTGGACCTACTGGCCAAAGTCGAGACCATGGAGATAGAGCAGGTGAACGCCACACTGACTGATGATGGTAAGGCAGAGCTAGGTGCAGGGAGCGCTGAGGCTGAGCCGGCCTCGGCAGAGAAGAGTAGTGTCTGGGTGGAGCAGGCCAGAGGTCTGTCCAAGGCCTGCAATACAAATGATGAGGACTCGGACACAGGCCTGAGCTCCATGCACAGCCAGGACTCTGACAACCCACCTGTGTGTGAGTCCCTGGTGTAG
- the rassf10a gene encoding ras association domain-containing protein 10 isoform X2, protein MELELELEPEEGKISVWVCREEKLVSGLTKRTTCADVVKVLLEDQNLQQGASAAMLSGSPQSYCVVEKWRGFERILPNKTKVLRLWSAWGDEQDNVRFVLVKNEASLPNNGPRSAEARVVQSRESGGPGGGLKGTARTCWTAAAAAANLSQDKQRRIVRKAFRKLDKMNKKKEQAVCKDKGSVEKMETLVHLVISQDHTIRQQIHRIKELDREIERYEAKVHLDRIKRHGVNYVQDTYMVDSSSEAPSDWKRKAERQDARCTAEAVAQFEEYARRCEEVVRLQEELTEREALVESITEEIQEELNRRWMKRRRDERGAEAEAATDTDSVAEEMCLTASGAPAVEADVESLSEKEFALEEERIKTQLDTSLYIGLRLKTDMDALRGDLDLSLALWETRESELLDLLAKVETMEIEQVNATLTDDGKAELGAGSAEAEPASAEKSSVWVEQARGLSKACNTNDEDSDTGLSSMHSQDSDNPPVSYL, encoded by the coding sequence atggagctggagctggagctggagccggAGGAGGGGAAGATCTCCGTGTGGGTCTGCCGGGAGGAGAAGCTGGTCTCCGGGCTGACGAAGCGAACTACCTGCGCCGACGTGGTCAAAGTTCTGCTGGAGGACCAGAACCTGCAGCAGGGCGCCTCGGCGGCGATGCTGTCCGGCTCCCCGCAGTCCTACTGCGTGGTGGAGAAATGGAGAGGCTTCGAGAGGATTTTACCCAACAAGACCAAAGTCCTCCGGCTGTGGAGCGCCTGGGGGGACGAGCAGGACAATGTCCGCTTCGTCCTGGTGAAGAACGAAGCTTCGCTGCCCAACAACGGGCCCCGCAGCGCCGAGGCCCGGGTGGTCCAGAGCCGGGAGAGCGGCGGTCCGGGCGGGGGGCTGAAGGGCACCGCCAGGACCTGCTGGACCGCCGCGGCCGCTGCCGCTAATCTGTCCCAGGACAAACAGAGGCGCATCGTCAGGAAGGCTTTCAGGAAGCTGGATAAGatgaacaaaaagaaagagcagGCTGTTTGTAAAGATAAGGGCTCCGTGGAGAAGATGGAGACGCTGGTCCACCTGGTGATCTCCCAGGACCACACCATCCGCCAGCAGATCCACCGGATCAAGGAGCTGGACCGGGAGATCGAGCGCTACGAGGCCAAAGTGCACTTGGACCGCATCAAGAGACACGGGGTGAACTATGTGCAGGACACATACATGGTGGACTCGTCCTCGGAGGCTCCTTCAGACTGGAAGCGCAAAGCAGAGCGCCAGGACGCGCGCTGCACAGCGGAGGCGGTGGCGCAGTTCGAGGAGTACGCGCGCCGGTGCGAGGAGGTGGTACggctgcaggaggagctgaCGGAGCGCGAGGCGCTCGTGGAGAGCATCACCGAGGAGATCCAGGAGGAGCTCAACCGGCGGTGGATGAAGCGGCGGCGGGACGAGAGAGGAGCGGAAGCGGAAGCGGCGACGGACACAGACAGCGTCGCGGAGGAGATGTGCCTGACAGCGTCTGGTGCTCCAGCTGTGGAAGCAGATGTGGAAAGTTTGTCTGAGAAGGAGTTCgcgctggaggaggagaggatcaAAACGCAGCTGGACACCAGTCTGTACATCGGCCTGCGGCTGAAGACGGACATGGACGCCCTCAGGGGGGACTTGGACCTGAGTTTGGCGCTCTGGGAGACCAGGGAGAGTGAACTTCTGGACCTACTGGCCAAAGTCGAGACCATGGAGATAGAGCAGGTGAACGCCACACTGACTGATGATGGTAAGGCAGAGCTAGGTGCAGGGAGCGCTGAGGCTGAGCCGGCCTCGGCAGAGAAGAGTAGTGTCTGGGTGGAGCAGGCCAGAGGTCTGTCCAAGGCCTGCAATACAAATGATGAGGACTCGGACACAGGCCTGAGCTCCATGCACAGCCAGGACTCTGACAACCCACCTGT